The following are encoded in a window of Schistocerca nitens isolate TAMUIC-IGC-003100 unplaced genomic scaffold, iqSchNite1.1 HiC_scaffold_519, whole genome shotgun sequence genomic DNA:
- the LOC126232507 gene encoding uncharacterized protein LOC126232507, which yields MHVRQHRYPYTRPPIAHSRSVFNIINGAPAARRGRSHDAAATFAPTHSRTAKQLADPPTQHSRQTKTTAAAATKQNKHLAPSVRQKTNGQAHRPLLTTTTQRHAAPFPPLSIHSARDPVVDDDTRRARFPQPTPFRHYARLHPTPVATALLHALSPPPPPPPPPPPPLSPFPYTTTQPKTHSRPKHNNMARASAHTPNQSPSTQPHARHGKTGVLPRCHQSSTNNHTGGTTNNCRPAGNHQTHIPARHHTPLGSRFAKT from the coding sequence atgcacgtacgacaacaccgctacccgtacacaaggcctcccattgcacacagccgctctgtgttcaacatcatcaatggcgcgcccgcggctcgtcgcggtcgcagccatgacgccgccgccacttttgcaccaacacattcacgcaccgcaaaacagctcgccgacccaccgacacagcacagccgacaaacaaaaacaaccgcggcggcggcaacaaaacaaaacaaacacctcgcaccaagcgtccgacagaaaacaaacggacaggcacacaggcctctgctaacgaccacgacacagcggcacgctgcccctttcccgccactctcgattcacagcgcacgcgaccccgtcgtcgacgacgacacgcgacgggctcgcttcccgcaacctacacctttccgccactacgcacggctccacccgacgcccgtcgcaacggcactactgcacgcactatcacccccgccgccgccgccgccgccgccgcctcctcctctctcccccttcccgtacacaacaacacagccaaaaacacactcacgacccaaacataacaacatggcacgtgcatcggcgcacacccccaaccagtcaccgtcgacacaaccacacgcaaggcacggaaaaaccggcgtccttccacgttgccatcaaagcagcacaaacaaccacacaggaggaaccaccaacaactgccggccggccggcaaccaccaaacgcacattcccgctcgccaccacacacctctcggcagccgtttcgcaaagacatga